A genomic segment from Propioniciclava sp. MC1595 encodes:
- the tsaD gene encoding tRNA (adenosine(37)-N6)-threonylcarbamoyltransferase complex transferase subunit TsaD encodes MSEPLVIGIESSCDETGVAVVRGHELLSNEVASSVEQHVRFGGVVPEVASRAHLQAMVPTLRRALEAADVDASEVDGICVTAGPGLMGALVVGLSAAKALAVALDKPLYGLNHLVGHVAVDLLDHGPLPERFGALLVSGGHTSLLVVDDITAKITEVGSTIDDAAGEAYDKVARLLGLGYPGGPVIDRLAAEGDPKAIRFPRGLTARHDLEQHRFDFSFSGLKTAVSRWVETERRAGRPFAEADVAASFQEAVADVLTAKAMDMCAHFDLDTIVLGGGVAANSRLRGLLAERAGERGVTVRRPRPGLCTDNGAMMAALGAEVVRRGHRPSSLDIGANSGLPISTVLV; translated from the coding sequence GTGAGCGAACCGCTGGTCATCGGCATCGAGTCGAGCTGCGACGAGACGGGCGTGGCGGTCGTGCGCGGACACGAGCTGCTGTCGAACGAGGTCGCGAGCTCGGTCGAGCAGCACGTCCGCTTCGGCGGGGTCGTGCCCGAGGTCGCCTCGCGCGCCCACCTGCAGGCCATGGTGCCGACGCTGCGCCGGGCGCTGGAGGCGGCCGACGTCGATGCGTCCGAGGTCGACGGGATCTGCGTGACCGCCGGCCCCGGACTCATGGGCGCCCTCGTCGTGGGCCTGTCGGCCGCCAAGGCGCTCGCGGTCGCCCTCGACAAGCCGCTGTACGGGCTGAACCACCTCGTCGGCCATGTCGCGGTCGACCTGCTCGACCACGGGCCGCTGCCCGAGCGCTTCGGCGCCCTTCTCGTCTCGGGCGGGCACACCTCGCTGTTGGTCGTCGACGACATCACGGCGAAGATCACCGAGGTCGGCTCGACCATCGACGACGCCGCGGGCGAGGCCTACGACAAGGTCGCCCGGCTGCTCGGCCTGGGCTATCCCGGCGGACCGGTCATCGACCGGCTCGCGGCCGAGGGCGACCCGAAGGCGATCCGGTTCCCGCGCGGCCTCACCGCCCGCCACGACCTCGAGCAGCACCGCTTCGACTTCTCCTTCTCCGGGCTGAAGACCGCCGTCTCGCGCTGGGTGGAGACCGAGCGGCGCGCGGGGCGTCCGTTCGCCGAGGCCGACGTGGCCGCCTCGTTCCAGGAGGCGGTCGCCGACGTGCTCACCGCCAAGGCCATGGACATGTGCGCCCACTTCGACCTCGACACGATCGTGCTCGGGGGCGGCGTGGCCGCGAACTCGCGCCTGCGCGGCCTGCTGGCCGAGCGGGCGGGGGAGCGCGGCGTGACCGTGCGGCGTCCGCGACCTGGCCTGTGCACCGACAACGGCGCGATGATGGCCGCCCTCGGCGCCGAGGTCGTGCGCCGCGGGCACCGGCCCAGCTCGCTCGACATCGGCGCGAACTCGGGGCTGCCGATCTCCACCGTGCTGGTCTGA
- a CDS encoding GNAT family N-acetyltransferase, whose translation MIVTTATRADLPAIMQLEQAFTRAGWSEQAWADELDADGRLTLVEKDAAGAVRGVATFSAVADVADLNRVVVASYARRAGIGRRLVLAGLEWADAMGAQQVMLEVEAGNDPAIALYEQVGFVALARRANYYGAGADALVMALPLGRES comes from the coding sequence ATGATCGTCACCACCGCCACCCGCGCCGACCTGCCCGCGATCATGCAGCTGGAGCAGGCGTTCACCCGCGCCGGCTGGAGCGAGCAGGCCTGGGCCGACGAGCTGGACGCCGACGGCCGCCTCACCCTGGTCGAGAAGGACGCCGCGGGTGCGGTCCGCGGGGTGGCGACCTTCAGCGCCGTCGCCGACGTCGCAGACCTGAACCGGGTCGTGGTCGCCTCCTACGCCCGCCGCGCCGGGATCGGCCGCCGCCTCGTTCTCGCCGGCCTGGAGTGGGCCGACGCCATGGGCGCCCAGCAGGTCATGCTCGAGGTCGAGGCCGGCAACGACCCGGCCATCGCGCTGTACGAGCAGGTCGGCTTCGTGGCGCTGGCGCGCCGCGCGAACTACTACGGCGCCGGGGCCGACGCGCTCGTCATGGCGCTGCCCCTGGGGAGGGAATCGTGA
- the tsaB gene encoding tRNA (adenosine(37)-N6)-threonylcarbamoyltransferase complex dimerization subunit type 1 TsaB, with product MSTTLAVDTSTVVAAALAVDGRIAASATVDDTRAHAEELMPLVQRVAAEAGIALADVDRVVAGVGPGPFTGLRVGVVTATTLAEVLGVPVTGACSLDAVAAEWAATGAPEEFLVVSDARRKEVYWARYDGTGRRVAGPEVSAPDTLPALPLAGPGAHLAGEASGPVALDAGWLAAADLPDAGLEPLYLRRPDAEVPTRTKSTLGAPRLALRRTR from the coding sequence ATGAGCACCACGCTGGCCGTCGACACCTCGACGGTCGTCGCCGCAGCCCTCGCCGTCGACGGACGTATCGCCGCCTCGGCCACCGTCGACGACACCCGCGCGCACGCCGAGGAGCTGATGCCCCTGGTGCAGCGCGTCGCCGCCGAGGCGGGGATCGCGCTCGCCGACGTGGACCGCGTGGTCGCCGGCGTCGGCCCGGGCCCCTTCACCGGCCTGCGCGTCGGGGTGGTCACCGCCACGACGCTGGCCGAGGTGCTCGGCGTCCCGGTCACCGGGGCCTGCTCGCTGGACGCCGTGGCCGCCGAATGGGCGGCCACCGGGGCGCCGGAGGAGTTCCTCGTGGTGAGCGATGCCCGCCGCAAGGAGGTCTACTGGGCCCGCTACGACGGCACCGGCCGCCGGGTCGCCGGGCCCGAGGTGTCCGCGCCCGACACGCTGCCCGCGCTGCCCTTGGCCGGGCCGGGGGCCCACCTGGCCGGCGAGGCGTCCGGACCGGTCGCGCTCGACGCCGGCTGGCTGGCCGCCGCCGACCTGCCCGACGCCGGGCTCGAGCCGCTCTACCTGCGCCGGCCCGACGCCGAGGTGCCGACCCGCACCAAGTCCACGCTGGGGGCGCCCCGCCTGGCCCTGAGGCGGACCCGATGA
- the tsaE gene encoding tRNA (adenosine(37)-N6)-threonylcarbamoyltransferase complex ATPase subunit type 1 TsaE: MTLDAARELAAAELPDGRVLTVRPATVADAEAALDLIHAAFRARPVVGDRPEALTDDLASVRARIEHGTGYLAFIDDTLAGLVMTARQSGAMRLGRVGVLPEFREQGVASFLVEVVLEHLAAAGEERVQLLARKEFPQIQAWWGRHGFAPAGDEGNCVVMARSLPVAVEVPDAAAMRSLGTRLAGVLRAGDLVIATGDLGAGKTTLTQGIGAGLGVAGPVISPTFVLSRVHPPLADGPALVHVDAYRLGSFAELEDIDLEASLDASVTLVEWGAGVAEGLADDRLDIDIRRGIDPHDDTRWVFLTGVGERWSRDELAAAAKEDA; encoded by the coding sequence ATGACTCTCGACGCTGCCCGCGAACTCGCCGCGGCCGAACTGCCGGACGGCCGCGTGCTGACCGTGCGCCCGGCCACGGTCGCGGACGCCGAGGCGGCCCTCGACCTCATCCACGCCGCGTTCCGGGCCCGGCCCGTGGTCGGCGACCGGCCCGAAGCCCTGACCGACGACCTCGCCTCGGTGCGGGCGCGCATCGAGCACGGCACCGGCTACCTCGCCTTCATCGACGACACCCTGGCCGGTCTGGTCATGACCGCCCGCCAGTCCGGCGCGATGCGCCTGGGCCGGGTGGGGGTGCTGCCGGAGTTCCGCGAGCAGGGGGTCGCCTCCTTCCTGGTCGAGGTCGTGCTCGAGCACCTGGCCGCCGCCGGCGAGGAACGCGTGCAACTGCTCGCGCGCAAGGAGTTCCCGCAGATCCAGGCCTGGTGGGGCCGCCACGGCTTCGCGCCGGCCGGCGACGAGGGCAACTGCGTCGTCATGGCGCGGTCCCTGCCCGTCGCCGTCGAGGTCCCGGACGCCGCGGCCATGCGGTCGCTGGGCACCCGGCTCGCCGGCGTGCTGCGCGCCGGGGACCTCGTGATCGCCACCGGTGACCTGGGCGCCGGCAAGACGACCCTCACCCAGGGCATCGGCGCCGGGCTCGGCGTCGCCGGCCCGGTTATCTCGCCGACCTTCGTGCTCTCGCGCGTCCACCCGCCGCTGGCGGACGGCCCCGCCCTCGTGCACGTGGACGCCTACCGCCTCGGCTCGTTCGCCGAGCTGGAGGACATCGACCTGGAGGCGTCCCTGGACGCCTCGGTCACCCTCGTCGAGTGGGGCGCCGGCGTCGCCGAGGGGCTGGCCGACGACCGGCTCGACATCGACATCCGCCGGGGGATCGACCCCCACGATGACACCCGCTGGGTCTTCCTGACCGGCGTGGGGGAGCGCTGGAGCCGCGACGAGCTCGCGGCCGCGGCGAAGGAGGACGCATGA
- a CDS encoding glycosyltransferase family 1 protein — protein sequence MRVAIITESFLPEVNGVVNSVLRVLDHLVDHGHDVLLLAPEAPGAPTDYRGVPIVPMASLAFPGYQQVRICTTPQLALEWTLASFSPDVVHLASPINVGYRAALAARRLGLPCVAVYQTDVPGYASRYGIPALEAYLWARVRGTHQAATLNLAPSSASIAQLEGLGVGDLRRWGRGVDGELFHPSKRSDALRAAWAPAGERIVGYLGRLAPEKQVDDLHVLAGLPGTRVVVVGDGPERASLEQRLPDAVFTGQLRGEELAAAVASFDVFVTPGELETFGQTIQEAMASGLPVVAPASGGPVDLVDPSRTGWLYTPGDLLGLREHVADLVGDDAKRRAMGRSAREATEPRTWAAICAQLVEHYAEAIALKREQEHTARQMAFALRHGRPLRV from the coding sequence ATGCGGGTCGCGATCATCACCGAGTCGTTCCTGCCCGAGGTGAACGGCGTCGTCAACTCCGTGTTGCGCGTGCTCGACCACCTGGTCGACCACGGCCACGACGTGCTGCTCCTCGCCCCCGAGGCGCCCGGGGCGCCCACCGACTACCGCGGAGTCCCGATCGTGCCGATGGCGTCGCTGGCGTTCCCCGGCTACCAGCAGGTGCGCATCTGCACCACCCCGCAGCTCGCCCTGGAGTGGACGCTGGCCTCCTTCTCCCCCGACGTCGTGCACCTGGCCTCGCCGATCAACGTCGGCTACCGCGCGGCCCTGGCCGCCCGTCGGCTCGGCCTCCCCTGCGTGGCGGTCTACCAGACCGACGTGCCCGGCTACGCGTCGCGGTACGGCATCCCGGCGCTCGAGGCGTACCTGTGGGCGCGGGTGCGCGGCACCCACCAAGCGGCGACGCTGAACCTCGCGCCGAGCTCGGCCTCCATCGCCCAGCTCGAGGGCCTCGGGGTCGGCGACCTGCGGCGGTGGGGGCGCGGTGTCGACGGCGAGCTGTTCCACCCCTCCAAGCGTTCGGACGCCCTCCGCGCGGCCTGGGCCCCTGCCGGGGAGCGCATCGTGGGCTACCTCGGACGCCTCGCGCCCGAGAAGCAGGTCGACGACCTCCACGTGCTGGCCGGACTGCCCGGGACGCGCGTCGTCGTGGTCGGGGACGGACCCGAGCGGGCCTCGCTGGAGCAGCGCCTGCCGGACGCCGTCTTCACCGGCCAGCTGCGCGGCGAGGAGCTCGCCGCCGCGGTCGCCTCGTTCGACGTGTTCGTGACCCCCGGCGAGCTGGAGACCTTCGGCCAGACGATTCAGGAGGCCATGGCCTCGGGGCTGCCGGTCGTGGCGCCGGCGTCCGGGGGGCCGGTCGACCTGGTCGACCCGTCGCGCACGGGCTGGCTGTACACCCCCGGCGACCTGCTAGGACTGCGCGAGCACGTGGCCGACCTCGTCGGCGACGACGCCAAGCGCCGCGCCATGGGCCGCTCGGCCCGCGAGGCCACCGAGCCCCGCACGTGGGCGGCGATCTGCGCCCAGCTCGTGGAGCACTACGCCGAGGCGATCGCCCTCAAGCGCGAGCAGGAACACACGGCCCGCCAGATGGCCTTCGCCCTGCGCCACGGCAGGCCGCTGCGCGTCTGA
- a CDS encoding holo-ACP synthase, which translates to MIIGIGVDVCSIDRIREACARPGFTDRVFTLPELKGSEQTLAGRFAAKEALAKALGAPAGLRWTDCEVLSDETGRPSLLVAGTVADRVSELGISRLHVSISHDAGVAVAMVVCEG; encoded by the coding sequence GTGATCATCGGGATCGGCGTCGACGTCTGCTCGATCGACCGGATTCGCGAGGCGTGCGCCCGGCCCGGCTTCACCGACCGGGTGTTCACGCTGCCCGAGCTCAAGGGGTCGGAGCAGACGCTGGCCGGGCGGTTCGCCGCCAAGGAGGCGCTGGCGAAGGCGTTGGGGGCCCCGGCGGGCCTGCGCTGGACCGACTGCGAGGTGCTCTCCGACGAGACCGGACGCCCCTCGTTGCTGGTCGCCGGCACCGTGGCCGACCGGGTCTCCGAACTGGGGATCTCCCGGCTGCACGTGTCGATCAGCCACGACGCCGGCGTCGCCGTCGCGATGGTGGTCTGCGAGGGCTGA
- the glmS gene encoding glutamine--fructose-6-phosphate transaminase (isomerizing), translated as MCGIIGYVGPQGAQKVLVDALRRMEYRGYDSAGIALVGSDGIASAKKAGKLLNLEAELDETPIPDANLGIGHTRWATHGAPSDANAHPHISSNGRVALVHNGIIENFAVLKAELQAAGVEFRSETDSEVAAHLVGREVEGGASLADALRSVARRLEGAFTLVAVDKDAPGTLVAARRNSPLVVGVGEGEMFVASDVAAFIEHTREAVEMGQDEVVEVTASGYRVTDFDGNETEGKPFHVDWDLSAAEKGGYDWFMRKEIYEQPRAVADTLLGRFDADHRLTLDEIRISETELRTIDKIVVVACGTAYYAGLVAKYAIEHWTRVACEVEIASEFRYRDPIITPRTLVVTISQSGETADTLMAVRHAREQGAKVIAICNTNGSTIPRESDAVLYTHAGPEIGVASTKGFLTQVAACYLLGLYLAQVRGTKYGDEIASIMAELESMPDKIQAVLDDAESVHALARELVDEKSVLFLGRHVGYPVALEGALKLKEIAYLHAEGFPAGELKHGPIALVEEGLPVFVIVPPQGRDQLHDKVISNIQEVRARGARTIVLVEEGDTVVEPYADVILRLPKASTLLQPLLATVPLQIFACEVATLKGYDVDQPRNLAKSVTVE; from the coding sequence ATGTGCGGAATTATCGGCTATGTGGGCCCCCAAGGTGCCCAGAAGGTGCTCGTGGACGCGTTGCGGCGCATGGAGTACCGCGGCTATGACTCGGCCGGCATCGCCCTGGTCGGCTCCGACGGCATCGCCTCGGCCAAGAAGGCCGGCAAGCTGCTGAACCTCGAGGCCGAGCTCGACGAGACGCCGATCCCCGACGCGAACCTGGGCATCGGGCACACCCGCTGGGCCACCCACGGCGCGCCGTCCGACGCCAACGCGCACCCGCACATCTCGTCGAACGGGCGCGTGGCGCTCGTCCACAACGGCATCATCGAGAACTTCGCCGTGCTCAAGGCCGAGCTGCAGGCCGCCGGCGTCGAGTTCCGCTCCGAGACCGACAGCGAGGTGGCCGCCCACCTGGTCGGCCGCGAGGTCGAGGGCGGGGCGTCCCTCGCCGACGCGCTGCGCTCGGTGGCCCGCCGTCTGGAGGGCGCGTTCACTCTGGTCGCGGTGGACAAGGATGCGCCCGGCACCCTCGTCGCCGCCCGCCGCAACTCGCCGCTGGTCGTCGGCGTGGGGGAGGGCGAGATGTTCGTCGCCTCCGACGTGGCCGCCTTCATCGAGCACACCCGCGAGGCCGTCGAGATGGGCCAGGACGAGGTCGTCGAGGTCACGGCGTCCGGCTACCGGGTCACCGACTTCGACGGCAACGAGACCGAGGGCAAGCCCTTCCACGTCGACTGGGACCTCTCGGCCGCCGAGAAGGGTGGGTACGACTGGTTCATGCGCAAGGAGATCTACGAGCAGCCGCGCGCGGTCGCCGACACCCTGCTGGGCCGCTTCGACGCCGACCACCGCCTGACGCTGGACGAGATCCGCATCTCCGAGACCGAGCTGCGCACCATCGACAAGATCGTCGTCGTCGCCTGCGGCACGGCCTACTACGCCGGTCTGGTGGCCAAGTACGCCATCGAGCACTGGACGCGGGTGGCCTGCGAGGTCGAGATCGCCTCCGAGTTCCGCTACCGCGACCCGATCATCACCCCGCGCACGCTGGTCGTCACGATCTCCCAATCGGGCGAGACCGCCGACACCCTGATGGCCGTGCGCCACGCGCGTGAGCAGGGCGCCAAGGTGATCGCGATCTGCAACACCAACGGCTCGACGATCCCGCGCGAGTCGGACGCTGTGCTCTACACCCACGCCGGCCCCGAGATCGGCGTCGCCTCGACCAAGGGCTTCCTCACCCAGGTGGCCGCCTGCTACCTGCTCGGCCTCTACCTGGCCCAGGTGCGCGGCACCAAGTACGGCGACGAGATCGCCTCGATCATGGCCGAGCTGGAGTCGATGCCCGACAAGATCCAGGCCGTGCTCGACGACGCCGAGTCGGTGCACGCGCTGGCGCGTGAGCTCGTCGACGAGAAGTCGGTGCTGTTCCTCGGACGCCACGTCGGCTACCCGGTGGCCCTCGAGGGCGCCCTCAAGCTCAAGGAGATCGCGTACCTGCACGCCGAGGGGTTCCCGGCCGGCGAGCTCAAGCACGGGCCCATCGCGCTGGTCGAGGAGGGCCTGCCCGTCTTCGTGATCGTGCCCCCGCAGGGCCGCGACCAGCTGCACGACAAGGTCATCTCCAACATCCAGGAGGTGCGCGCCCGCGGCGCCCGCACGATCGTGCTGGTGGAGGAGGGCGACACCGTCGTCGAGCCGTACGCCGACGTCATCCTGCGCCTGCCCAAGGCCTCGACCCTCCTGCAGCCCCTGCTGGCCACCGTGCCGCTGCAGATCTTCGCGTGCGAGGTGGCGACGCTGAAGGGCTACGACGTCGACCAGCCGCGCAACCTGGCGAAGTCCGTCACGGTCGAGTGA
- the coaA gene encoding type I pantothenate kinase: protein MGFSVAPSNPAPGHEPVDEFGPYVLADRGKWAELAEQMPVSLSEETLRGVRSRLDTIDLAQVRDVYLPLTELVNLYVMHTGHLYRATHEYLGLKERRTPFVIGVAGSVAVGKSTTSRLLVELLHQLPGRPKVDLITTDGFLMPNAELQRRGIMHRKGFPQSYDRGALLRFVMDVKSGAPEVSAPVYSHLTYDIVPGEFITVRQPDILIVEGLNVLQPARRRKSGHASLAVSDFFDFSVYVDAAESDLRAWYLERFMALRESAFLDPRSYFTRFAKMDADAAQAYAENIWDTINGPNHVQNILPTRGRATAILRKDSDHDIEWIRIRKT from the coding sequence ATGGGATTCAGCGTAGCGCCCTCCAACCCGGCCCCCGGACACGAGCCCGTCGACGAATTCGGGCCGTACGTCCTGGCCGATCGGGGCAAGTGGGCTGAGCTGGCCGAGCAGATGCCGGTCAGCCTGTCCGAGGAGACCCTCCGGGGCGTCCGGTCACGCCTCGACACCATCGACCTGGCCCAGGTGCGGGACGTCTACCTGCCCCTGACCGAGCTGGTGAACCTCTATGTCATGCACACCGGGCACCTCTACCGCGCCACCCACGAGTACCTCGGGCTGAAGGAGCGCCGCACCCCGTTCGTCATCGGCGTCGCCGGGTCGGTGGCGGTCGGCAAGTCCACCACGTCGCGCCTGCTGGTCGAGCTCCTGCACCAGCTCCCCGGACGCCCCAAGGTCGACCTGATCACCACCGACGGCTTCCTGATGCCCAACGCCGAGCTGCAGCGCCGCGGGATCATGCACCGCAAGGGGTTCCCGCAGAGCTACGACCGCGGCGCCCTGCTGCGCTTCGTGATGGACGTGAAGTCCGGCGCGCCCGAGGTCTCGGCCCCGGTCTACAGCCACCTGACCTACGACATCGTGCCGGGCGAGTTCATCACGGTCCGCCAACCCGACATCCTGATCGTGGAGGGCCTCAACGTCCTGCAGCCCGCGCGCCGGCGCAAGTCGGGACACGCGTCCCTGGCCGTCAGCGACTTCTTCGACTTCTCCGTCTACGTCGATGCGGCCGAGTCCGACCTGCGCGCCTGGTACCTGGAGCGGTTCATGGCCCTGCGCGAGAGCGCGTTCCTCGACCCGCGGTCCTACTTCACCCGGTTCGCGAAGATGGACGCCGACGCCGCGCAGGCCTACGCCGAGAACATCTGGGACACCATCAACGGCCCCAACCACGTGCAGAACATCCTGCCCACGCGGGGGCGGGCGACGGCGATCCTGCGCAAGGACTCCGACCACGACATCGAGTGGATCCGGATCCGCAAGACGTAG
- the glmM gene encoding phosphoglucosamine mutase, translating to MPRLFGTDGVRGKANVDLTAELVLELSVAAAHVLGESGLFEGHRPVALVARDPRASGEFLEAAVVAGLASAGVDVIRVGVVPTPGAAYLVNELDADLGVMLSASHNPMPDNGIKFFAKGGVKLDDYLEDMIEARLGQQWERPVAERVGRVTDRPELIENYVAHLVSSLGSEGSLHGLKVVLDCANGAAFTTGPAAFEAQGAEVVTINAAPTGLNINENAGSTHMDGLKAAVQHFEADLGFAFDGDADRCLAVDRAGNEVDGDQILAILALALRDQGRLHNDTVVATVMSNLGFMQAMAAHDIRVDQTKVGDRYVLESMNANGFALGGEQSGHVIMSEYATTGDGVLTALHVAAQVVTSGRDLADLAAVMKRLPQVMINVKGVNKARAGIDPEVNAAVTAAGRELGTSGRVLLRPSGTEPVVRVMVEAETEEKAAEVAERLASIVKERLAL from the coding sequence ATGCCACGGCTCTTTGGTACCGATGGGGTCCGGGGCAAGGCGAACGTCGACCTCACCGCAGAGCTCGTTCTCGAGCTCTCGGTGGCGGCCGCGCACGTGCTCGGCGAGTCCGGGCTCTTCGAGGGTCACCGTCCGGTGGCCCTCGTTGCGCGTGACCCCCGTGCCTCGGGCGAGTTCCTCGAGGCGGCGGTGGTGGCCGGCCTGGCCTCCGCCGGGGTCGACGTCATCCGCGTCGGCGTGGTCCCCACGCCCGGCGCCGCCTACCTGGTCAACGAGCTGGACGCCGACCTCGGCGTCATGCTGTCCGCCTCGCACAACCCGATGCCCGACAACGGGATCAAGTTCTTCGCCAAGGGTGGCGTCAAGCTCGACGACTACCTGGAGGACATGATCGAGGCCCGCCTCGGCCAGCAGTGGGAGCGCCCCGTCGCCGAGCGCGTGGGTCGTGTCACCGACCGGCCCGAGCTGATCGAGAACTACGTCGCGCACCTGGTCTCGTCGCTGGGTTCCGAGGGCAGCCTCCACGGCCTGAAGGTCGTGCTCGACTGCGCCAACGGCGCGGCGTTCACCACCGGCCCGGCCGCGTTCGAGGCGCAGGGCGCGGAGGTCGTCACGATCAACGCCGCCCCGACCGGCCTCAACATCAACGAGAACGCCGGTTCGACCCACATGGACGGGCTCAAGGCCGCCGTGCAGCACTTCGAGGCCGACCTCGGGTTCGCCTTCGACGGGGACGCCGACCGCTGCCTGGCCGTGGACCGGGCAGGCAACGAGGTGGACGGGGACCAGATCCTCGCCATCCTCGCCCTGGCGCTGCGCGACCAGGGACGCCTGCACAACGACACCGTCGTGGCCACGGTCATGAGCAACCTCGGCTTCATGCAGGCCATGGCCGCCCACGACATCCGGGTCGACCAGACCAAGGTGGGCGACCGGTACGTGCTGGAGTCCATGAACGCCAACGGGTTCGCCCTGGGTGGCGAGCAGTCCGGCCACGTGATCATGAGCGAGTACGCGACGACCGGTGACGGCGTCCTGACCGCCCTGCACGTCGCCGCGCAGGTGGTGACGTCCGGCCGCGACCTGGCCGACCTCGCCGCCGTGATGAAGCGCCTGCCGCAGGTGATGATCAACGTCAAGGGCGTCAACAAGGCCCGCGCCGGCATCGACCCCGAGGTCAACGCCGCCGTGACGGCCGCGGGCCGCGAGCTGGGCACCTCCGGCCGCGTCCTGCTACGCCCCTCCGGGACCGAGCCCGTCGTCCGCGTGATGGTCGAGGCCGAGACCGAGGAGAAGGCCGCCGAGGTGGCCGAGCGGTTGGCGTCCATCGTCAAGGAGCGCCTGGCCCTGTGA
- the rpsI gene encoding 30S ribosomal protein S9, whose protein sequence is MTDTTNEEVLDEITPFTDEADREIAYRAEGTPSSATPGERPAVIAPGAATGRRKEAIARVRLVPGTGQFKINGRTLDDYFPNKLHQQTVNEPFVTAAVEGSYDVIAKIVGGGVTGQAGALRLGIARALNAVDAEASRPALKKAGLLTRDARIKERKKAGLKKARKAPQYSKR, encoded by the coding sequence GTGACTGACACCACCAACGAGGAAGTCCTCGACGAGATCACGCCGTTCACCGACGAGGCCGACCGCGAGATCGCCTACCGCGCCGAGGGCACCCCGTCCTCCGCCACCCCCGGTGAGCGCCCCGCCGTCATCGCCCCCGGCGCGGCCACCGGCCGCCGCAAGGAGGCCATCGCCCGCGTCCGCCTGGTCCCCGGCACCGGCCAGTTCAAGATCAACGGCCGCACGCTGGACGACTACTTCCCGAACAAGCTGCACCAGCAGACCGTCAACGAGCCGTTCGTCACGGCCGCCGTTGAGGGCTCCTACGACGTGATCGCCAAGATCGTCGGCGGCGGCGTCACCGGCCAGGCCGGTGCCCTGCGCCTCGGCATCGCCCGCGCGCTCAACGCCGTCGACGCCGAGGCCTCGCGCCCGGCGCTGAAGAAGGCCGGTCTGCTGACCCGCGACGCCCGCATCAAGGAGCGCAAGAAGGCTGGTCTCAAGAAGGCCCGCAAGGCTCCGCAGTACAGCAAGCGCTGA
- the rplM gene encoding 50S ribosomal protein L13: MSTYTPKPGEITRNWHVIDASDVVLGRLAVTAATLLRGKHKPTFAPHVDTGDFVIVVNASKIALSGNKATTKLAYRHSGRPGGLKSVPYGELLENDPRQAVERAVWGMLPKNKLSRQLIKKLKVYAGPEHPHAAQKPQAYEITQIAQ, from the coding sequence GTGTCCACGTACACTCCGAAGCCTGGTGAGATCACCAGGAACTGGCATGTGATCGACGCCTCCGACGTCGTCCTCGGTCGCCTCGCCGTGACCGCCGCGACGCTGCTGCGCGGCAAGCACAAGCCGACCTTTGCCCCCCACGTCGACACCGGTGACTTCGTCATCGTCGTCAACGCCTCCAAGATCGCCCTGTCGGGCAACAAGGCCACCACGAAGCTGGCCTACCGTCACTCCGGCCGTCCCGGTGGCCTGAAGTCGGTTCCTTACGGCGAGCTGCTGGAGAACGACCCCCGCCAGGCCGTCGAGCGCGCCGTCTGGGGCATGCTCCCCAAGAACAAGCTGAGCCGCCAGCTCATCAAGAAGCTCAAGGTCTACGCGGGCCCGGAGCACCCTCACGCCGCGCAGAAGCCGCAGGCGTACGAGATCACCCAGATCGCCCAGTGA